A window of Hydrotalea sp. genomic DNA:
TGGCGGCCCATATCAAGGCCTTGGCTTACCTCGATAAGACAAAAGATTCTTTGTCGGTGTTCAATTTGGGTTGTGGTCACGGCCACAGCGTGCTCGAGATGGTAAAAACATTCGAGGAAGCAACCGGCCGTAACACCCCCCTGCCCCGCCTTATGGCGCCGCGCCGCCCGGGCGATAGCGCCGCAGTGTGGACCGACGCCAGCCACGCCAATCACATTCTGCAATGGCGTGCCAGCAAAAATTTAAAAGACATGTGTGTCGATGCTTGGCGTTTTTACCAACAAAGCAAAGGCAAGTAAAAAAAACGAGGCAGAAAAATGGGGCGGATGAAGAGAACCACCGCCCCATTTTCTTTTGCCCCTCAAACTTAATTAAAATTTATAGTTAACGCCGGCGCCGACCGTGCCATAAAATAACCCTTTGATATCAACCGCGTAGGCCCAATTCCAAGCCCAACCCTGTTTTTTATCCTTCGGAAAATAGGTTGCATTAACCATGACGTTATTTGCACCAAACAAATAACCGACTTTACCCGACAGGGTAATGTCAAGGCCCGGGATTACGTTGTAACCCAAGCCCAGACCGCCGTCCACCACGCCAGTGACAATTGTCCCAGCCACGGTATGGAGGACTTCATTGGTCTTGCCACCAGTCACCGGCAGGAAATCGGTTGTGAGCTTAAGAACCCTAACCGCCATACCACCGTCAACTATGGGGGTGATAGAAAATTTACCAAGGTTGAATTGATAAGCAAGGGTCGCCATGACAGGGATAACGCTTTCGTTATAGACTATCTTTAACCCAGGTATCGTAACACCACCGCCAAACGTTTCTGACACGTCGCCACCAACATAATGATAGCCAAGCGCCAGGCCAAATTTAAAATTGTTCAATTGATAGCCCGTGTTTATCATGGCACCGCCGCCAAGGCCGAGGGTATTGGCTTGTAATACGCTAGTGCCTAATACCACGTTCTTATCGCCGCGAAGCAAATCGCTAACCTCGCTATTGAGGGTTGCCTTGCTAACCACAAAAAAGTCGGCTTCGGGTTGGATAAAAAATCCATCGTCTTGGTTGGTTGCCAAGCTTTTGCCCGCAACGCGCCCCACCACCAATGGTTTTTTTGCCAGCAACGTAACTGGCGATTTGCCATTAACGCTGTTGGTTTTTACCACATTGCCTGCCGATGCCATATTGGTCGTAAAGGCAAGACCGAGCGTGCCCGCCATCAACATGGCCGACGCCAATAATGCTTGTTGTGATATATATTGTTTAAATAATGAACCACCGCTCACACTATGCGAGCTGTTCAAAAATGTTTTTTTAATTTTCATGATATGTCCCTTTCTCATGAAGCTGATTGTCCAAACGATAAAGCGATATTATACCGCTCATCTCGTGGTGGCTTATACCACAGCGCGTCTTTGGTAATCAATAATAATAATAATAAACGCCCCGCTTTGTCTTTGATTGTTAAAATCAATGCTCGCCCGCTTGGGTTTAGTCGATTATTTACGCCAATTTATCAACGCGGCGGCGGTGGCGTTCGGCAGAGCTTTCAAAATCTTTTTCTTGGAATTTTTTTATAATTGCTGTCGCGGTGGCAAGGTCAATCCGCCGCGCCGCCAGCACCAACACATTTGCATTGTTATGTTGGCGCGCGGTTTCAGCGTCGCCGCTGTCTCTACACAGGGCGGCACGAATATGGCGATGGCGATTCAGCGCGATGCTGATGCCAATGCCCGAGCCACAGATGGCGATGCCCATTGCGGTTTTATTGGCTTGTTTGTTTTTGCTCATCGCCTGGGCCAGCGCGGCGGCATCATCTGGATAATCGGTCGCAGATGTCGAGGTTGCGCCGAGCAGGGTTATATCCGCCTGGCCATTGGCGCGCAACCAATCCCGTAAGGCAATTTTCAAATCATAACCCGCATGGTCGGAGGTTATAAATATCGGCGCGGAAAGAAAATTGTCGCTCATTATCAATACCCTGCGCACAACCTGGCCAACGCAAAAAATGGCGGAGGAGACGGGATTCGAACCCGTGAGGGCTTTAACACCCTACACGATTTCCAATCGTGCGCCTTCGACCACTCGGCCACTCCTCCATTGATTAAAAAAAATAATAACAAGTTTTTTATATGTCGGGTTTTATCTTGCTTTGCGGCAAAAGGCAAGTTTCAATTTCAACCTGTCGCATATTTAATGGTTGCGTTTGTCGGGGGATGGCGCGGCTTTTTTATCATCCGTGGTGGGAAGTGGTTTGGGTATCGGTTTGTTTTTATAGATACCGCGGTCGATAAATTCTTGACTGCCAATTGGTTTGCCAAAAATACTACGCAAAATACCTGGCGTCAGGAACGTGCCGACATTAAACCGCACCTTTAAATTATCAACCGGCCCGGTCATAACATAGCGCGTGCCAATCACCGCATTGTCGCCCGACATCGGCAATATAACATTCAACACCGGAATAATATCAAGCAATTGCGTGATAAAATTCTTCGGCACGTATGTTCCCTCCATATCGGTGCCATCGCCCAGCAAATCAAGCCGGCCAGAAAATGTCATTTCCATCGATGGGCCACGCATCACACCATTTTGAAAAATAAGCTGTTGTTGAAACATTTGCGCGCTGGCGGTTATTTTATCAAACCCGACCCCTTCGTTACCGCTAAATAATCCGGTGATGGATAAAAGGTCGAATAATTTTGCCATTGCGCCCAACTTATCAACCACAAAATCATTAATCTCGCCGCTCCCCGCCAACGGCTCATCGGCATTTCTGGCGGTGGC
This region includes:
- a CDS encoding RpiB/LacA/LacB family sugar-phosphate isomerase, whose protein sequence is MSDNFLSAPIFITSDHAGYDLKIALRDWLRANGQADITLLGATSTSATDYPDDAAALAQAMSKNKQANKTAMGIAICGSGIGISIALNRHRHIRAALCRDSGDAETARQHNNANVLVLAARRIDLATATAIIKKFQEKDFESSAERHRRRVDKLA